One Falco peregrinus isolate bFalPer1 chromosome 6, bFalPer1.pri, whole genome shotgun sequence DNA segment encodes these proteins:
- the KLRG1 gene encoding killer cell lectin-like receptor subfamily G member 1, producing the protein MEGSRSETSAAEESEEIIYTSVKFSQTSLTRAKAAKEKRAPCLWPAVVPGLAIAFGILSISLAIALIWKMSHSHPRCPEQWVAYRGSCYSFSRERKDWHSSRESCRAQGAHLLVVNDALEMDLFKSIQTRCFWVGLRNSTGSGWIWEDGSVLNGTKVLSNSPVQHCAVLMNNHFQASSCEFSTSWICEKSLR; encoded by the exons ATGGAGGGAAGCAGATCAGAAACTTCTGCAGCCGAAGAGAGCgaagaaataatttatactTCTGTTAAATTCTCTCAGACTTCTCTGACGAGGGCCaaagctgcaaaagaaaagagag cTCCCTGTCTGTGGCCAGCAGTTGTGCCAGGCTTGGCTATAGCCTTTGGGATATTGAGCATCTCCCTAGCGATTGCTTTGATTTGGAAGATGA GTCACTCCCATCCACGCTGCCCTGAGCAGTGGGTGGCCTACAGAGGGAGCTGCTACTCCTTCTCCAGGGAGAGGAAGGACTGGCATTCCAGCCGGGAATCCTGCCGGGCACAGGGAGCTCATCTCCTGGTGGTCAACGATGCCTTGGAAATG GACCTGTTCAAGAGTATTCAAACAAGATGTTTCTGGGTTGGACTGAGGAACAGCACAGGCTCTGGATGGATTTGGGAAGATGGCTCTGTACTCAATGGCACCAA GGTCCTCTCTAACAGCCCCGTGCAACACTGTGCTGTCCTGATGAACAATCACTTTCAAGCCTCCAGCTGTGAATTTTCTACTTCATGGATCTGTGAGAAATCTCTTAGATAA